The proteins below are encoded in one region of Colletotrichum lupini chromosome 5, complete sequence:
- a CDS encoding adenosine/AMP deaminase, whose protein sequence is MSLSNEDWEELRQDIPSVSDPFITQYIKGRDALIAQEHKSRADASFKAAASPIARRAADIVSRIRDEEKRTIWNAQTEEDLATTEGLAPFPGMMFTLAKQRLETTRLWRIVQRLPKGSLLHSHLDAMVDFDFLFDVLLKTPGIHFAADEPLSNESARSNASVHFRYRKAETSSKPVWEDGYVPGEFRLLTTAADEYPDGGRTGFLKWLKARCTITLTDTYEQHHGIDAVWRKFTSCFGVTNTIIHYEPIFRAFLKRLMASLLADGIYWIELRFTWPLNYCRDQQEEPEKEYNHMFQVMEEELALFKSDPAHAAFWGFRTIWTTIRHLPVRDIIESMDNCITTKISWPHLIAGYDLVGQEDLGRPLRDLLPELFWFRKQCAQESVNLPFFFHAGETLGDGDETDQNLYDAILLGTRRIGHGFSLYKHPLLIDMIKEKRILVESCPISNEVLRLCGSIMSHPLPALLSRGVSCALCNDDPAMLGQDTAGMSHDYWQALQGWENVGLLGLGSMAENSVRWSAFEDETPAEWTEGIKQASLGSGIKAQRLKLWETEWEKFCLWVVDEYGDEADKA, encoded by the exons ATGTCTCTCTCAAACGAAGATTGGGAGGAGCTCCGCCAAGACATCCCATCCGTCTCTGACCCGTTCATCACACAGTACATTAAAGGTCGCGACGCCCTCATCGCGCAAGAGCACAAGAGCCGCGCCGACGCCTCCTTCAAGGCCGCCGCGTCCCCCATTGCCCGGCGCGCAGCAGACATCGTCTCCCGCATCCGCGACGAGGAGAAGCGGACGATATGGAACGCCCAGACGGAGGAGGACCTCGCCACTACCGAAGGCCTGGCGCCCTTCCCGGGCATGATGTTCACGCTCGCCAAGCAGCGCCTCGAGACGACCCGGCTGTGGCGCATTGTGCAGAGGTTGCCAAAGGGTTCGCTTCTTCACTCACACTTGGACGCCATGGTGGACTTTGACTTTTTGTTCGATGTCCTGCTCAAGACGCCCGGAATTCACTTTGCTGCGGACGAGCCCCTGTCCAACGAGTCGGCGAGATCGAATGCTAGCGTACATTTCCGGTACAGAAAGGCGGAGACGAGTTCAAAGCCCGTCTGGGAGGATGGCTATGTCCCGGGCGAGTTTCGTCTATTGACCACGGCGGCGGATGAGTATCCCGATGGCGGAAGGACGGGGTTCCTCAAGTGGCTCAAGGCGCGCTGCACAATCACCTTGACGGACACGTATGAGCAGCATCACGGCATCGACGCTGTCTGGCGTAAATTCACCTCGTGCTTTGGCGTCACCAACACTATTATTCACTACGAGCCAATCTTCCGTGCTTTCCTCAAGAGATTGATGGCGTCTCTGTTGGCAGACGGCATCTACTGGATCGAGCTGAG ATTCACTTGGCCGCTCAATTACTGCCGCGACCAGCAAGAAGAACCGGAAAAGGAGTACAACCACATGTTCCAAGTAATGGAAGAAGAGCTCGCCCTATTCAAATCCGACCCGGCCCACGCCGCCTTCTGGGGCTTCCGCACCATCTGGACCACCATCCGCCACCTCCCCGTTCGCGACATCATCGAGAGCATGGACAACTGCATCACCACCAAGATCTCCTGGCCCCACCTCATCGCCGGCTACGACCTCGTCGGCCAAGAAGACCTCGGCCGGCCCCTCCGCGACCTCCTCCCGGAACTCTTCTGGTTCCGCAAGCAGTGTGCCCAGGAAAGCGTCAACCTCCCCTTCTTCTTCCACGCCGGCGAGACCCtcggcgacggcgacgagACGGACCAGAACCTCTACGACGCCATCCTCCTCGGCACGCGGCGCATCGGTCACGGCTTCTCCCTCTACAAGCACCCGCTGCTCATCGACATGATCAAGGAGAAACGCATCCTCGTCGAGTCATGCCCCATCTCCAACGAGGTCCTCCGCCTCTGCGGCTCCATCATGTCGCACCCACTGCCCGCGCTGCTCTCGCGCGGCGTCTCGTGCGCGCTGTGCAACGACGACCCGGCCATGCTGGGCCAGGACACGGCGGGCATGTCGCACGATTACTGGCAGGCGCTGCAGGGGTGGGAGAACGTCGGCCTGCTCGGGCTGGGATCCATGGCGGAGAACAGCGTGCGGTGGTCCGCCTTTGAGGACGAGACGCCGGCGGAGTGGACCGAGGGGATCAAGCAGGCGAGTCTGGGGTCCGGTATCAAGGCGCAGAGGCTCAAGTTGTGGGAGACGGAGTGGGAGAAGTTCTGTCTTTGGGTCGTGGATGAGTATGGTGACGAGGCGGACAAGGCGTGA
- a CDS encoding isoflavone reductase, translating into MMRIAIVGGGGFAAILAHHITQTANPVIILSRESKPELEERYDCQVAVVDYDDAERLRFALKGIDLVISTIRGQEQINVIHAARHARVRLFVPAEFEGSISHRPSSGQDPLDYGSSEAIELLKHCASSKSRKMEYTVFSCGVLYERFAPGGLAEYGMGARATIGSQGVYLVDVGNASADIVETNGSGRPVQVCMTSVADVARFVAAAIELGPGTWPREFKMRGDRMSVRDIFAKCSNVRGVAFTLRTRKYSKLQSELTHYEQRQNWNQWWNIQRLIATADGRYDFRQANLNEAVDFRPVSFRSWLESNWGPGS; encoded by the exons ATGATGAGAATAGCTATCGTGGGTGGTGGAGGCTTCGCAGCTATCCTAGCCCATCACATCACGCAAACAGCGAACCCCGTAATCATCCTGTCAAGAGAA TCAAAACCAGAGCTGGAGGAACGTTACGACTGTCAAGTCGCGGTAGTAGACTACGATGACGCTGAAAGGCTCCGTTTCGCCCTCAAGGGCATCGACCTCGTCATATCAACGATACGCGGCCAAGAACAAATCAACGTCATCCACGCCGCGCGCCACGCCCGCGTCCGCCTCTTCGTCCCCGCAGAGTTCGAAGGCTCGATATCCCACCGCCCATCGTCCGGCCAAGACCCCCTCGACTACGGCTCCTCCGAAGCCATCGAGCTGCTAAAACACTGCGCCAGTTCAAAGTCTCGCAAGATGGAGTACACGGTCTTCTCCTGCGGCGTCCTGTACGAGCGCTTTGCGCCGGGCGGGCTGGCAGAGTACGGCATGGGAGCCCGCGCTACGATTGGGAGTCAGGGGGTCTATCTCGTCGATGTTGGGAACGCGTCCGCGGATATTGTTGAGACCAACGGCTCTGGAAGACCTGTGCAGGTCTGCATGACCTCCGTTGCCGACGTGGCTCGGTTTGTTGCCGCTGCCATCGAGCTGGGCCCGGGCACGTGGCCCCGCGAGTTCAAGATGAGAGGGGACAGGATGTCGGTTCGAGACATATTTGCAAAATGCAGCAACGTGAGAGGTG TGGCGTTCACCTTGCGAACTCGAAAGTACTCCAAGCTCCAGAGCGAGCTTACACATTACGAACAACGTCAGAATTGGAACCAGTGGTGGAATATACAGCGACTGATAGCTACGGCGGATGGTCGATATGACTTTCGTCAGGCCAACTTGAATGAAGCAGTCGACTTTCGACCCGTGAGTTTCAGGTCGTGGCTCGAATCAAACTGGGGCCCAGGATCATAG